The Candidatus Bathyarchaeota archaeon genomic interval GCGACCTATCAAACCTCTACAAAATCCTCAAAGACCCAAATCGCCAAACCATCATCGGCATCCTTCAAGCCAAAGGTGCCGTCTCCTACACGGAGCTACTTGAAGCCAGCGAATCTGGCAGTACGGGGCTACTAAACTACCATCTAAAAGTACTAGGTGACCTTGTGGAGAAAAACGGCGACGGGCAGTACAGGCTAAGTGAGAAAGGCAAAGTCGCCTCTTCAGTGCTGCACAGTTTCCCACCCCAAGCTGAATTAGCACGCAAACGCCGAGCCCAAAAAATTTACTGGTCTCTTTTGGCTGTGGGGCAAATTGTGCTTCTGGCAAGCTTTGTCGTAGTCTACTTTCTGGGTTTAATCGACGTTTTCAGGCTTGTTCAGGCATGCATTGCTTGCGCCGTATTTTTGCCGATGTCGTATTTTGGGTACAAGTCAATGGTTAATCCGCCGCCGTTTGGCTCGGACCGCATGAAACGCCGTATGCGCATCGTTTACCCTTTTGGTGGAGCGATACTGGCTTTTACCTTGGCTTTTCTGGGTGTTGGGCTGGTGCTGGGCACCTTTGCAAGACCGCTTCTTAGGTACTTCTGGACTACCGAGTACTGGGTGTTCATGGTAGTTGTTGCTCCCGCCTTGGGCGCCGCTTTGGGATACTGGGTGGGAAAACGCAACGGGTTTAACAAGCCGAAGTGGGCGGTTTGGATAGACGAAAAAACAGGCTTCTCTTAATTATTGGTTTTAAATGGTATCGTAAAACTAATATCTTCCAAACCTGCATTAAATCAATCTTAGTTCTTGGGGAGCTGGGAAATGACCCGGCTGAGAGGACAGTCCCTTCTGTCGACCCGATGAACCTGAACCAGGTAATACTGGCGGAGGGAAACACATAGTGCAAACAAACAATCCAGACTCTACGTATAAGAAAAATAATTATCAAACCTCTTTTAAAAACCCAAAAGTTTTAGCTGAAATGGCTATCTTCACCGCGTTGGCGACGGCGCTAAGCGCAATCGTTGTTTACGTGATGCCTCAGGGTGGCTCCATCACTTTGGCTTCCATGGTGCCCATCATTTGGTTGGCGCTGCGCAGAGGACCCAAAGTCGGCATAGTCACCGCCTTAATCTATGGCTGCATACAATTCGCAATGCTGCCCTACGCAATAGACCCCGTGCAGGTGCTGCTCGATTATCCCTTAGCGTTTGGCGTTTTGGGACTCGCTGGCTTCTCCCCAAGGCACCCTGCAGTTGGCGCAACCGTGGGCGTCTCTCTGCGGTTTGTCATGAGCTTCATCTCAGGCGCCGTCTACTGGGCACCCATCTATGCCCCAGACGTTAACCCCTACATTTACTCTGCAGTCTATAACGGAAGCTATATGCTGCCCGAGTTGGCTATTACAGTGTTTGTAATTTTGCTCTTACAAGCAAGCAAAACGCTGAAGGTTTATCTCTAAATGGGCAAGCTGTCCGCGGAAGAACTCCAAAAAATGCTCGGATGCATCAAACCCGACCCAAGGGTGATAATTCCGCCCCTGATAGGCTACGATACGGGGGTGCATCGCATAGGCGACCAATATCTTGTGGTAGCCACAGACCCCTGCACAGGCGTCCCCCCTGAGTGGTTCGGCTGGTTACTCATCAACTACGCCGCCTCAGACGTAGCCCTCTCGGGCGCCAAACCCCAATTTTGTACCATAACCCTGCTTGGACCACGCCCCACAGCACCCGAGAAATTTCAAATGCTGATGAAGCAGACTTGCCAAGCCGCAGACGAACTCGATATTGCCATCGTGAGGGGTCACACGGGCATGTATGACAGCCTAAAAGACCTCCTCGGCGTCTGCACTGTATATGGCACCGTGGAACCCAAGCGGCTAATAACTTCTGGTGGAGCCCAACCCGGCGACCTCATCTTGTGCACGAAGCCTTTGGGGTTAGAGACACTCACAAACTTTGCTCTGACCCACACTCAAGTTGCAGAGCGGCTTTTTGGGAAAGAACGTTCCTCTGAGTTTGCGGGGTTGGTTCGGATGCAGAGCTGCGTTAAAGAAGCCCTTGAACTCGCAAAAATAAGCGGGGTTCATGCGATGCATGATGCCACGGAGGGCGGGTTCGTATCGGCACTCAACGAACTGGCTGGGGCATCCAAAGTTGGGTTACGATTAACTTGGACAAACATACCTGTGCCCGTGGAGGTTTCTGCGCTTAAGGTGCATTTTAGTCTCAGCGATGAGCAGGTGTTGGCGTTGTCTTCGACGGGCACCATACTTGGGGCGGTAGCGCCAGAAGCCAAAGCAGCCGTAGTGGCGACCTTGGAAAAGTTGGGGTTACGCGCCAGTTTTATCGGAGAATTCACCCCAAACAAAGAAGAAAGAATCTTGGTCAAGGAAGCCGTGGACTTGGCATTTCCCAACCGAGCCGACGACCCCTACACCATGATGATGGCTACCGCTTAAGTTCTGAGAGCACAAACTTGACGAGTTCATCGCCAATGTTAACTTTAGAGACGACTTGTAGCCCTTTCCAGCCGGGTTGACTATTCACATCCACAATTCGTGGGCCATTTGGTCCTTCCAAGATGTCTACACCTGCAACTTTGCAACCCACTGCCTTTGCGGCTTTGATGGCTATCTCTTCATATTCTTTACTTATCTGCTCGGGCGCTGGGCGGGCTCCTTGGCTGTAGTTGGTTTTCCAGCCTGTGGCTACGCGACGCATGGATGCGATGACTTGGTTGCCTAAGACGAAGGCGCGTATGTCGCTGTGACCGTGTTCAACGAATTCTTGCATGTAAATGACGCCGTGATGGAATGTGATGGCTTTGAAGATGGTGTCGGCGATGTCTATGTCGTTGACGCGTGTGGCTCCTTGTCCGCGGCTGCCAAAGATGGGTTTGACGACTACGTCGCCGCCGAGTTCATGGAATGCCTTGATGGCTTCATTCACGCTTTCCGTGGCGAGGGTGCGGGGGACTGGGACGCCTACGTCTTCGAGCAGGGCAAGGATGTCGTATTTGTCAACGCAGTGCTCAATTGCGGTTGGTGGGTTGACCATGTAGAAGCCTTGGCGTTCCAGCTTGTAGAGCATATCCATGCGAAAAACGAGTTCTTCGAGGCTGCCGCGTCCGATGGGGCGGATAATTAGCGCGTCGAGGTCGTCGATTATGCTTGTTCCGTTAACTTTAAAGTAGGGTCTGTAGGCTATGCGCGCTACGAGGCGTGGGAAGGTGAAGCATTCGTAGGGGATGCCGCGTTTGGTTAGGGCTTCGCGGACCTGCGTGCTGCTCCAAGCTTCGGGGTTACGGGTCATGATGCCGAATTTCATTGAGGTCGGTCCTTGGGTAGAAAGATGCTGAGGGATTAAGCTCTTAAAGTTTCCGTGGCAAAATGCTTGTTAATTCAAACTTCTGGCTTCATGCAAGAATATGATAGCTAAAGTTTGGTCACATCTTAATTTTTTCTAGTCGTAGGGTGTTTAGGAGTAGGAGCATGGTTAAGCCGTCGTCGCCTGAAGCCACCGTAAACCACAGCGGCGTCAACCCCAACATGCCCAAAGCGCCCAACACAAACTTGATGATCAGCGACGCGGCGATGTTTTGTTTGGCGATGACCATGGTTTTTTGGCTTAGCCTGAGCAGATAGGGGATTTGGGCAAGTTCATCTTTGACCAGCACCACATCGGCTGACTCTAAAGCAACATCTACTCCCCGCGCCCCCATGGCAATGCCCACATCAGACGCAGCTAAGGCGGGTGCATCGTTGACTC includes:
- a CDS encoding AIR synthase-related protein: MGKLSAEELQKMLGCIKPDPRVIIPPLIGYDTGVHRIGDQYLVVATDPCTGVPPEWFGWLLINYAASDVALSGAKPQFCTITLLGPRPTAPEKFQMLMKQTCQAADELDIAIVRGHTGMYDSLKDLLGVCTVYGTVEPKRLITSGGAQPGDLILCTKPLGLETLTNFALTHTQVAERLFGKERSSEFAGLVRMQSCVKEALELAKISGVHAMHDATEGGFVSALNELAGASKVGLRLTWTNIPVPVEVSALKVHFSLSDEQVLALSSTGTILGAVAPEAKAAVVATLEKLGLRASFIGEFTPNKEERILVKEAVDLAFPNRADDPYTMMMATA
- a CDS encoding RimK family alpha-L-glutamate ligase; this encodes MKFGIMTRNPEAWSSTQVREALTKRGIPYECFTFPRLVARIAYRPYFKVNGTSIIDDLDALIIRPIGRGSLEELVFRMDMLYKLERQGFYMVNPPTAIEHCVDKYDILALLEDVGVPVPRTLATESVNEAIKAFHELGGDVVVKPIFGSRGQGATRVNDIDIADTIFKAITFHHGVIYMQEFVEHGHSDIRAFVLGNQVIASMRRVATGWKTNYSQGARPAPEQISKEYEEIAIKAAKAVGCKVAGVDILEGPNGPRIVDVNSQPGWKGLQVVSKVNIGDELVKFVLSELKR
- a CDS encoding ArsR family transcriptional regulator, producing MLICPFGLTSRRQSLREEAEHAVQSPAHVAKKAFFCIDNFRSQKTLNLMTNKASPMSSDLSNLYKILKDPNRQTIIGILQAKGAVSYTELLEASESGSTGLLNYHLKVLGDLVEKNGDGQYRLSEKGKVASSVLHSFPPQAELARKRRAQKIYWSLLAVGQIVLLASFVVVYFLGLIDVFRLVQACIACAVFLPMSYFGYKSMVNPPPFGSDRMKRRMRIVYPFGGAILAFTLAFLGVGLVLGTFARPLLRYFWTTEYWVFMVVVAPALGAALGYWVGKRNGFNKPKWAVWIDEKTGFS
- the thiT gene encoding energy-coupled thiamine transporter ThiT, translated to MAIFTALATALSAIVVYVMPQGGSITLASMVPIIWLALRRGPKVGIVTALIYGCIQFAMLPYAIDPVQVLLDYPLAFGVLGLAGFSPRHPAVGATVGVSLRFVMSFISGAVYWAPIYAPDVNPYIYSAVYNGSYMLPELAITVFVILLLQASKTLKVYL